In Halorhodospira halophila, a single window of DNA contains:
- a CDS encoding DUF927 domain-containing protein: protein MTDRTKKAHVVDMRSKGPHQAPPRNPNEPKIKRPGFEVHDDGFWIAGQRQKPGLYWHDWGRGNEPEPVDTWIAAPVRALALTSSEDGHSAGLLLRFRDHFGRWREWSMPLHLLRGSGDELRGQLLGMGFRCNVHQGKRLSEWLMQQHPRKRLIAATRTGWHPAGDGRCFVLPSRTIGSDEVRHQSEHPGVDDFRQAGTLEGWRDTVAAPCRGNPVLLLAVCAAFAGPLLKPAELRESGGHGLHLVGDSSQGKTTALQAAASVWGGPGFVRTWRATANGMEATAAALNDSALILDEISECDPREIGAMVYAIANGQGKQRARREGDSRQAARWRVMALSTGERSLSAHMAEGGNRIKAGQSVRLLDVPATRRSHGAFDQLHGHPHGGALADAIKQAADANYGHAGPAFIRYLLDCDHDLPGLLKDTRERGGFDASEGLERRAAGVFALVALAGELATEAGITGWAKDEALDAATAAFDWWRAAKGTGQTEQQQILDAVRDFLARHGDARFSSINGDHCPVPNRAGYWRDDPGGRVYLLHRAALKEAGAGFDTIRILEALEAAGWIVEREKRNRRVRLRVHGQAAQTFYAVRPVDGGDDGAS, encoded by the coding sequence ATGACGGATCGGACGAAGAAAGCCCACGTGGTCGATATGCGGTCGAAAGGTCCGCACCAGGCGCCACCACGCAACCCGAACGAGCCCAAGATTAAACGGCCGGGGTTTGAGGTCCATGACGATGGGTTTTGGATCGCCGGGCAACGGCAGAAACCCGGCTTGTATTGGCACGATTGGGGACGCGGCAACGAGCCCGAGCCGGTAGATACATGGATCGCAGCACCAGTTCGGGCGCTCGCGCTCACATCCAGCGAGGATGGACATAGCGCCGGCCTGCTGCTGCGCTTCCGCGACCACTTCGGGCGGTGGCGCGAGTGGTCCATGCCGCTGCACTTACTCCGAGGCAGCGGCGATGAGCTGCGCGGCCAGCTGCTGGGCATGGGATTCCGATGCAACGTCCACCAGGGCAAGCGGCTCAGCGAGTGGCTGATGCAGCAGCACCCGCGCAAGCGCTTGATTGCGGCCACCCGCACCGGCTGGCATCCGGCGGGCGACGGCCGCTGCTTCGTTCTGCCTAGCAGGACTATCGGCAGCGATGAGGTCCGCCATCAGTCGGAGCACCCGGGCGTTGATGACTTCCGCCAGGCCGGGACGCTGGAGGGATGGCGCGATACCGTTGCCGCGCCGTGCCGAGGGAACCCGGTGCTGCTACTAGCGGTATGTGCAGCCTTTGCCGGGCCGCTGCTCAAGCCCGCCGAGCTTCGGGAATCCGGGGGGCATGGTCTCCACTTGGTGGGGGACAGCTCACAGGGCAAGACAACAGCGCTGCAGGCGGCCGCCTCTGTGTGGGGCGGGCCGGGGTTCGTCCGGACCTGGCGCGCAACCGCCAACGGCATGGAGGCAACCGCGGCGGCACTCAATGATTCAGCCCTGATCCTCGACGAAATCAGCGAGTGCGACCCCCGCGAAATCGGCGCCATGGTCTACGCAATCGCCAACGGTCAGGGCAAACAGCGCGCACGCCGTGAAGGTGACAGCCGTCAGGCAGCCCGGTGGCGAGTTATGGCCTTGAGCACTGGCGAGCGTTCTCTGTCGGCGCATATGGCCGAAGGCGGCAACCGGATCAAGGCTGGGCAGTCCGTGCGGTTGCTAGACGTGCCAGCCACCCGCCGGTCGCACGGCGCCTTCGACCAACTGCACGGGCACCCCCACGGTGGAGCGCTCGCCGACGCGATCAAGCAGGCGGCAGACGCGAATTACGGTCACGCTGGCCCGGCCTTTATTCGCTACCTACTGGATTGCGATCACGATTTGCCCGGGCTGCTCAAGGACACCCGGGAGAGAGGCGGCTTCGATGCCAGCGAGGGGCTGGAGCGCCGGGCAGCTGGCGTGTTTGCCCTGGTGGCGCTGGCGGGCGAGCTGGCCACCGAGGCAGGTATTACCGGGTGGGCCAAAGACGAGGCCCTGGACGCGGCAACTGCGGCGTTCGACTGGTGGCGCGCTGCCAAGGGGACCGGCCAAACCGAGCAGCAACAGATCCTCGACGCGGTGCGTGATTTCTTGGCCCGCCACGGGGATGCACGGTTCAGCTCGATCAACGGTGACCATTGCCCGGTGCCGAACCGAGCCGGTTACTGGCGGGATGATCCGGGCGGGCGGGTGTATCTACTGCATCGAGCGGCCCTAAAGGAAGCGGGGGCCGGATTCGACACGATCCGGATCCTTGAAGCCCTGGAAGCAGCCGGCTGGATTGTCGAGCGTGAGAAACGTAACCGACGCGTGCGGCTGCGCGTCCATGGGCAGGCGGCTCAGACTTTCTACGCGGTGCGGCCAGTGGACGGAGGTGACGATGGGGCTTCGTGA